Proteins from one Deinococcus actinosclerus genomic window:
- a CDS encoding ABC transporter substrate-binding protein → MKHRVLTTLITAAMLGGAAHAQKTQLEFWTISLAPLFNDEMNRLVAQFEKENPTVELKWVDVPATAMEQKLLASVAAGRPPAAVNLSSDMTVKLVQQGAIEPLDLSAAQKKLYFASPLNTFTYDGKVMGVPWYWSPKVVAYNTEIFRKAGLDPANPPRTIQTLIAAAKQIKDKTGMYGFMPNINGINMLYMFQEAGLPILDKSGSKAVFNSAEHVKLLQTYVDLYKKGYIPEDTMRRGFTAATELYSAGKLGMLITGPQFILRVQNDNKAIFDQTKVAPYPINIAGNVIHTGLMGFMVPKGVRDKALAQKLALFLTNDVNQLQFSKVTKTTFPSTVKASTDKFFKQGGADAVSQGRLVASTELKRAKDLTLVYPDASKLNKVFKDNIEAAMAGQKSAKQALDDIVKAWNASL, encoded by the coding sequence ATGAAACACCGCGTCCTCACCACCCTGATCACCGCCGCGATGCTCGGCGGGGCCGCCCACGCGCAGAAGACCCAGCTGGAATTCTGGACGATCAGCCTCGCGCCGCTGTTCAACGACGAGATGAACCGCCTGGTCGCGCAGTTCGAGAAGGAAAACCCGACCGTGGAACTCAAGTGGGTGGACGTGCCCGCCACCGCCATGGAGCAGAAACTGCTCGCGTCCGTGGCCGCCGGTCGCCCGCCCGCCGCCGTGAACCTCAGCAGCGACATGACCGTGAAACTGGTCCAGCAGGGCGCCATTGAGCCGCTCGACCTGAGCGCCGCGCAGAAGAAACTGTACTTCGCCAGCCCCCTGAACACCTTCACGTACGACGGGAAGGTCATGGGCGTGCCGTGGTACTGGTCGCCGAAGGTCGTGGCGTACAACACCGAGATCTTCCGCAAGGCCGGCCTGGACCCTGCCAACCCGCCCCGCACCATCCAGACGCTGATCGCCGCCGCCAAGCAGATCAAGGACAAGACCGGCATGTACGGCTTCATGCCGAACATCAACGGGATCAACATGCTGTACATGTTCCAGGAGGCGGGGCTGCCCATCCTGGACAAGAGCGGCAGCAAGGCCGTGTTCAACAGCGCCGAGCACGTCAAGCTGCTCCAGACGTACGTGGACCTGTACAAGAAGGGCTACATCCCCGAGGACACCATGCGCCGGGGCTTCACGGCCGCCACCGAGCTGTACTCGGCCGGCAAGCTGGGCATGCTGATCACGGGGCCGCAGTTCATCCTGCGCGTGCAGAACGACAACAAGGCCATCTTCGACCAGACGAAGGTCGCGCCGTACCCGATCAACATCGCCGGGAACGTCATCCACACCGGCCTGATGGGCTTCATGGTGCCCAAGGGCGTGCGCGACAAGGCGCTGGCGCAGAAGCTCGCGCTGTTCCTCACGAACGACGTGAACCAGCTGCAGTTCAGCAAGGTCACGAAGACGACCTTCCCCAGCACCGTGAAGGCCAGCACCGACAAGTTCTTCAAGCAGGGCGGCGCGGACGCCGTCAGCCAGGGCCGCCTCGTGGCGTCCACGGAACTCAAGCGCGCCAAGGACCTGACGCTGGTGTACCCGGACGCCAGCAAACTGAACAAGGTCTTCAAGGACAACATCGAGGCCGCGATGGCCGGGCAGAAGAGCGCCAAGCAGGCGCTGGACGACATCGTGAAGGCCTGGAACGCCAGCCTGTAA
- a CDS encoding N-acetylmannosamine-6-phosphate 2-epimerase → MNDVLSRLRGALIVSVQADEGSPMRETGIIAAMSRAALLGGARGLRLRSPEDIRAVRALTDVPVIGLTKQAQPGSPVYITATPQEVRAVAQAGADVVAFDGTDLPRPYAVAELIAEAHACGALAMADVSTLAEARAAYAAGADIVGTTMSGYTPHSPQQLEPDFELMRALAGAGRPFIAEGRLNTPELAAQALASGAHAVVVGSAITRPDHVTRWFSQALGTATDPAS, encoded by the coding sequence GTGAATGACGTGCTATCGCGCCTGCGGGGCGCCCTGATCGTGAGCGTGCAGGCCGACGAGGGCAGTCCCATGCGGGAGACGGGGATCATCGCGGCCATGAGCCGCGCGGCGCTGCTGGGCGGCGCGCGCGGCCTGCGGCTGCGCAGCCCGGAGGATATCCGGGCGGTGCGGGCGCTGACGGACGTGCCGGTCATCGGCCTGACGAAGCAGGCGCAGCCGGGCTCGCCGGTGTACATCACGGCGACACCGCAGGAGGTGCGGGCGGTGGCCCAGGCGGGGGCGGACGTCGTGGCGTTCGACGGGACGGACCTGCCCCGCCCCTACGCGGTGGCGGAGCTGATCGCCGAGGCGCACGCCTGCGGGGCGCTGGCGATGGCGGACGTGAGCACGCTGGCCGAGGCCCGCGCGGCCTACGCGGCGGGTGCCGACATCGTGGGCACGACCATGAGCGGGTATACGCCGCACAGTCCGCAGCAGCTCGAGCCGGATTTCGAGCTGATGCGGGCGCTGGCCGGGGCGGGGCGGCCGTTCATCGCGGAGGGTCGCCTGAACACCCCGGAGCTGGCCGCGCAGGCGCTGGCGAGCGGCGCGCACGCGGTGGTGGTGGGCAGCGCGATCACGCGGCCGGATCACGTGACGCGCTGGTTCTCGCAGGCGCTCGGGACGGCCACTGACCCGGCAAGCTGA
- the nagZ gene encoding beta-N-acetylhexosaminidase yields MSPTLHSLQSSGALVMVDIPGPTLDDDTAAHLRRRGIRSVCLFRKNVESEAQLRRLCADLRAVMGEHALIALDHEGGAILRPLFWPFAPSAMNQGAAGDEALTEEVNAALARQLRSVGINWNFAPVLDVNVNPANPVIGERAYGADVGVVTRMGGAALAGHDRAGVAACVKHFPGHGDTSLDSHLALPRVDKPRVALDAGEFAPFRALLPRTPAMMTAHIIYPALDPDRPATLSRAVLTGLLREEWGYDGVIVTDSMGMKAIDDHYGRGEAGVMALQAGTDLVMALGRREAQDATLDAIQAALDRGTLDAGQMQASVRRLEALAARYPAQADPALNARDDAALLADAWARGLSAYRSPVAPTPGSRVLLVAQARVPRENVSEASVDAQTLAAELRGVYDVQLHAFEDPAELDWASLRAQGLPVILATTSRHRHAALRGARPDLHLALYNPYAALDVDAPALVTYGFQPEARRAVLTWLRGERRATGTLPFSG; encoded by the coding sequence GTGAGCCCAACCCTGCATAGCCTCCAGTCCAGCGGCGCGCTGGTGATGGTGGACATCCCCGGCCCCACCCTGGACGACGACACGGCCGCCCACCTGCGGCGGCGCGGGATCCGCAGCGTGTGCCTGTTCCGCAAGAACGTGGAATCCGAGGCGCAGCTGCGCCGGCTCTGCGCGGACCTGCGCGCCGTGATGGGCGAGCACGCCCTGATCGCGCTCGATCACGAGGGCGGCGCGATCCTGCGCCCGCTGTTCTGGCCGTTCGCGCCCAGCGCCATGAACCAGGGCGCGGCGGGGGACGAGGCGCTGACCGAGGAGGTGAATGCCGCCCTGGCGCGGCAGCTGCGCAGCGTGGGGATCAACTGGAACTTCGCGCCCGTGCTGGACGTGAACGTGAACCCCGCCAACCCCGTGATCGGCGAGCGGGCCTACGGCGCGGACGTGGGCGTGGTGACCCGCATGGGCGGCGCGGCGCTGGCGGGGCACGACCGCGCGGGCGTGGCGGCCTGCGTGAAGCACTTCCCCGGGCACGGGGACACCAGCCTGGACAGCCACCTGGCCCTGCCGCGCGTGGACAAGCCGCGCGTGGCGCTGGACGCCGGGGAGTTCGCGCCGTTCCGGGCCCTCCTGCCGCGCACGCCGGCCATGATGACCGCGCACATCATCTACCCGGCGCTGGACCCGGACCGCCCCGCCACGCTGTCGCGCGCGGTGCTGACCGGGCTGCTGCGCGAGGAATGGGGGTACGACGGCGTGATCGTCACCGACTCCATGGGCATGAAGGCCATCGACGACCATTACGGCCGGGGTGAGGCGGGCGTCATGGCCCTCCAGGCGGGCACCGATCTGGTGATGGCGCTGGGCCGCCGCGAGGCGCAGGACGCCACCCTGGACGCCATTCAGGCCGCGCTGGACCGGGGCACGCTGGACGCCGGGCAGATGCAGGCCAGCGTGCGCCGTCTGGAGGCCCTGGCCGCGCGGTACCCGGCGCAGGCCGACCCGGCGCTGAACGCCAGGGACGACGCGGCGCTCCTGGCGGACGCCTGGGCGCGCGGCCTGAGCGCGTACCGCAGCCCGGTGGCCCCCACGCCCGGCTCGCGGGTGCTGCTCGTCGCGCAGGCGCGGGTGCCGCGCGAGAACGTCAGCGAGGCCAGCGTGGACGCCCAGACGCTCGCGGCCGAACTGCGCGGCGTGTACGACGTGCAGCTGCATGCCTTCGAGGACCCGGCGGAGCTGGACTGGGCGTCGCTGCGCGCGCAGGGGCTGCCGGTGATCCTGGCGACCACCTCGCGCCACCGCCACGCCGCGCTGCGCGGCGCCCGGCCCGACCTGCACCTCGCGCTGTACAACCCCTACGCCGCGCTGGACGTGGACGCCCCCGCGCTGGTCACCTACGGATTCCAGCCCGAGGCGCGCCGGGCAGTGCTGACCTGGCTGCGCGGGGAGCGACGCGCGACCGGCACGCTGCCCTTCTCCGGGTAG
- a CDS encoding glycoside hydrolase family 16 protein, giving the protein MITARTVCTALLGLSLVACSGLSRPEATGVTLNPASVTWSETFDTLDGARWIKSSWGGFWQQPGLTGTFDPALVSVRGGHLLLTLNVQTCAAGLCARAAEVKSAQTFGFGRYTYRFRAASTSASPSRSGKVLSGNVSGAFSYVDNSATEIDLEIEGNRPRTLNAAVWNTLSSKDAGALPTGVNFGQTFQTLTYEWRPDRITYFLNGVRVWETTKDVPQQPAHIMLNVWPTNSAGWGGLATTGTVYMLVDSVQFEAF; this is encoded by the coding sequence ATGATCACCGCACGAACCGTCTGCACCGCCCTGCTCGGCCTGAGCCTCGTCGCCTGCAGCGGGCTCTCCAGACCCGAGGCCACCGGCGTCACCCTGAACCCTGCCAGCGTCACCTGGAGCGAGACCTTCGACACGCTCGACGGCGCGCGCTGGATCAAGTCCAGCTGGGGTGGCTTCTGGCAGCAGCCCGGCCTGACCGGCACCTTCGACCCGGCCCTGGTCAGCGTAAGGGGCGGCCACCTGCTGCTCACCCTGAACGTGCAGACCTGCGCGGCCGGCCTGTGCGCCCGCGCCGCCGAGGTGAAGAGCGCCCAGACCTTCGGGTTCGGCCGCTACACCTACCGGTTCCGCGCGGCGAGCACCAGCGCCAGCCCCAGCAGGAGCGGCAAGGTGCTCAGCGGCAACGTCAGCGGGGCGTTCAGCTACGTGGACAACAGCGCCACCGAGATCGACCTGGAAATCGAGGGCAACCGCCCCAGGACCCTGAACGCCGCCGTGTGGAACACGCTGAGCAGCAAGGACGCCGGCGCGCTGCCGACCGGCGTGAATTTCGGGCAGACCTTCCAGACCCTGACCTACGAGTGGCGCCCCGACCGCATCACCTACTTCCTGAACGGCGTCAGGGTCTGGGAGACCACCAAGGACGTGCCGCAGCAGCCCGCGCACATCATGCTCAACGTGTGGCCCACGAACAGCGCCGGGTGGGGCGGCCTGGCCACGACGGGCACGGTGTACATGCTCGTGGACTCCGTCCAGTTCGAGGCGTTCTGA
- a CDS encoding glycoside hydrolase family 26 protein yields MRRLLLTVLLGSLWSGSHASAASCGIFGLTVDSPAVLQAVERKAGCTFRAIRWFQDWDAPYNRAYARTLTGLNRELELSWQPRTRTSAGVRGVPYREIAAGRHDAYLRQFARDVRREGVPLRITFAPEMNGNWGAYQLSARNTPADFVRAWRRIVNVFRAEGAPVRWVWTPNILYPGMPSSYRALYPGGEWVHEVGLDGYNWGSTNPWNRWLSFRDTFAPSYRELKRVAGTKPVQLGELASVEQGGSKAAWIREMCAALPGFGQIRRAFWFHLKDGRVDWRLTTSQAALDAFRRCVRTRR; encoded by the coding sequence ATGAGACGCCTGCTGCTGACCGTCCTCCTGGGCAGTCTCTGGAGCGGCTCCCACGCCAGCGCGGCCAGCTGCGGGATCTTCGGGCTCACCGTGGACAGCCCCGCCGTGTTGCAGGCCGTGGAACGCAAGGCGGGCTGCACCTTCCGGGCCATCCGCTGGTTTCAGGACTGGGACGCCCCCTACAACCGCGCCTACGCCCGCACCCTGACCGGCCTGAACCGCGAACTGGAGCTGTCCTGGCAGCCCCGGACGCGCACGTCGGCCGGCGTGCGCGGCGTGCCGTACCGGGAGATTGCCGCCGGGCGGCACGACGCGTACCTGCGGCAGTTCGCCCGCGATGTCCGCCGTGAAGGCGTGCCCCTGCGGATCACGTTCGCGCCCGAGATGAACGGCAACTGGGGCGCGTACCAGCTCTCCGCCCGCAACACCCCGGCCGATTTCGTGCGCGCCTGGCGGCGGATCGTGAACGTCTTCCGCGCCGAGGGGGCCCCGGTCCGCTGGGTCTGGACGCCCAACATCCTCTACCCCGGCATGCCCAGCTCGTACCGCGCGCTGTACCCGGGCGGCGAGTGGGTGCACGAGGTCGGCCTGGACGGCTACAACTGGGGCAGCACCAACCCCTGGAACCGCTGGCTGAGTTTCCGGGACACCTTCGCCCCGTCGTACCGTGAACTCAAGCGCGTGGCGGGCACCAAACCCGTGCAGCTGGGCGAACTGGCGAGCGTGGAGCAGGGGGGCAGCAAGGCCGCCTGGATCCGCGAGATGTGCGCCGCGCTGCCGGGCTTCGGGCAGATCCGCCGGGCCTTCTGGTTTCACCTCAAAGACGGCCGGGTGGACTGGCGCCTGACGACCAGCCAGGCGGCACTGGACGCGTTCCGCCGCTGCGTCCGCACGCGCCGCTGA
- a CDS encoding glycosyltransferase, whose amino-acid sequence MSNPVFLPSTLLGWVLLIVVSLLLVKAVLTVTLALAHARTQRRRARRLDRLPVPGASVMIAAYNEEVGIADTLRSVLGQRGLEVQVIVVDDGSTDRTAQIAAEFAAQDPRVLVLRQPNGGKVSALNLAADHLRHPVAVSVDADSALAPGTLAALARHFHDPQVGAVAGDVRVAGPVTSLTQMQNLEYSVGQQMEKRAQDMLGAVSVVPGAAGAFRSELIRRLRYSHDTITEDMDLTVAIAAAGYDVRFEPAALSFTEPPVDLRNLWRQRLRWMYGSFQVMGKYRHLLLSRQGGRLGWLTLPYVLLYGLTLGGAGPLFDVAALALLTHHAADALRPLLLNLGTEVAVAAAALLLGRQSLRPLLITPTQRLFLRPFVSLVLVMTCVTFLRRRNVQWNKLPRVGLHLPGAPRPGAQRQSGRAPQAGD is encoded by the coding sequence ATGTCCAATCCAGTCTTCCTGCCGTCCACCCTGCTCGGGTGGGTGCTGCTCATCGTCGTCAGCCTGCTCCTCGTCAAGGCCGTCCTCACCGTCACCCTGGCACTGGCGCACGCCCGCACCCAGCGCCGCCGCGCCCGGCGCCTCGACCGCCTCCCGGTGCCCGGGGCCAGTGTCATGATCGCCGCCTACAACGAGGAGGTCGGCATCGCCGACACCCTGCGCTCCGTGCTGGGGCAGCGCGGCCTGGAGGTGCAGGTCATCGTGGTGGACGACGGCTCGACCGACCGCACCGCCCAGATCGCCGCCGAATTCGCCGCGCAGGACCCCCGCGTGCTCGTGCTGCGTCAACCCAACGGCGGGAAGGTCAGCGCCCTGAACCTCGCGGCCGATCACCTGCGCCACCCGGTGGCGGTCAGCGTGGACGCCGACTCGGCCCTGGCCCCCGGCACCCTGGCGGCGCTGGCCCGGCACTTCCACGACCCGCAGGTGGGCGCCGTGGCCGGCGACGTGCGCGTCGCGGGTCCGGTCACGTCCCTCACGCAGATGCAGAACCTCGAATACAGCGTCGGGCAGCAGATGGAAAAGCGCGCCCAGGACATGCTGGGCGCCGTGAGTGTCGTGCCGGGCGCCGCCGGGGCGTTCCGCAGCGAGCTGATCCGGCGCCTGCGCTACAGCCACGACACCATCACCGAGGACATGGATCTGACCGTCGCCATCGCCGCCGCCGGGTACGACGTGCGCTTCGAGCCGGCCGCCCTGAGCTTCACGGAACCCCCGGTCGACCTGCGCAACCTGTGGCGCCAGCGTCTGCGCTGGATGTACGGCAGCTTCCAGGTGATGGGCAAGTACCGCCACCTGCTCCTGAGCCGCCAGGGCGGCCGCCTGGGCTGGCTGACCCTGCCTTACGTGCTCCTCTACGGCCTGACCCTGGGCGGCGCGGGCCCGCTGTTCGACGTGGCAGCCCTCGCGCTCCTGACGCACCACGCCGCTGACGCGCTGCGGCCCCTGCTGCTGAACCTCGGGACGGAGGTGGCCGTGGCCGCCGCCGCGCTGCTCCTCGGGCGGCAGTCCCTGCGGCCCCTGCTGATCACGCCCACGCAGCGCCTGTTCCTGCGGCCCTTCGTGTCGCTGGTCCTGGTGATGACCTGCGTGACCTTCCTGCGCCGCCGCAACGTGCAGTGGAACAAGCTGCCCCGCGTGGGCCTGCACCTGCCCGGCGCCCCCCGCCCCGGCGCCCAGCGGCAGTCCGGCCGCGCGCCCCAGGCGGGTGACTGA
- a CDS encoding DegV family protein, whose translation MSAPTFGVVTDGGLDVYPTLRNDVPVAPFAVNFGSTSYRMTDITREELYRQLQTNPTHPTSAQPTPQDWMSAMQTPGTAEVLAVTTSAGLSGSHNSADQARQLLAGPGAPRVTLHDSGTLSAAMAFQVHAAVTAAERGLSTEQAREWLRAVHAETELYFTIETLEYLRRGGRIGRVQAAVGGLLNLKPVVMVDKAAGTYTNAARARSYKGAIQALTEQVTRRFGEGTPLRVGLLFGDHPEDADAALSQLAARHPIVWADRTGVNPVLSVHVGPRALGVAAAPGAWPWER comes from the coding sequence GTGAGCGCCCCTACCTTCGGCGTCGTCACCGACGGCGGCCTGGACGTCTACCCCACCCTGCGCAACGACGTGCCGGTCGCGCCCTTCGCCGTGAACTTCGGCAGCACCTCCTACCGCATGACCGACATCACGCGTGAGGAGCTGTACCGGCAGCTCCAGACGAACCCCACCCACCCCACGAGCGCCCAGCCTACCCCGCAGGACTGGATGAGCGCCATGCAGACCCCGGGCACGGCCGAGGTGCTGGCGGTCACGACCAGCGCGGGCCTGAGCGGCAGCCACAACTCCGCCGATCAGGCGCGGCAGCTGCTGGCCGGGCCGGGAGCACCGCGCGTGACGCTGCACGACAGCGGTACCCTCAGCGCCGCGATGGCCTTCCAGGTGCACGCCGCTGTCACGGCAGCCGAGCGCGGCCTGAGTACCGAGCAGGCCCGCGAGTGGCTGCGCGCCGTCCACGCCGAGACCGAACTGTACTTCACGATCGAGACGCTGGAATACCTGCGCCGGGGCGGCCGGATCGGGCGCGTGCAGGCGGCGGTCGGCGGCCTGCTGAACCTCAAACCGGTCGTGATGGTGGACAAGGCGGCCGGGACGTACACGAACGCCGCGCGCGCCCGCTCGTACAAGGGCGCGATCCAGGCGCTGACCGAGCAGGTCACCCGCCGTTTCGGTGAAGGCACGCCGCTGCGGGTGGGCCTGCTGTTCGGCGATCATCCCGAGGACGCCGACGCGGCCCTCTCTCAGCTCGCGGCGCGTCACCCGATCGTGTGGGCCGACCGGACCGGTGTGAACCCGGTCCTGAGTGTCCACGTCGGCCCGCGCGCCCTGGGTGTGGCCGCCGCGCCGGGCGCGTGGCCCTGGGAGCGCTGA
- a CDS encoding NAD(P)-dependent oxidoreductase produces the protein MMTTLAFLGLGAMGDPMAAHLAPHARAHGHRVLVWNRTAAKAEAHARAHGTQAATLEEVAAADVIFTCLPTSAEVDEVMGRMRPHLRSGATWVDCTSGHPDAATRQAAELAARGVTFLDAPVSGGTVGAQQGRLTVMVGGDAAALETARPHLAFAGKVVHVGGTGAGFAVKAVNNALLGVTLWATGEGLAVLGRAGVNLGAALDVINASSGRSNASENLIPQRVLTREFPATFALGLLAKDAGIAVDLTQSVQGSAPVLAQVAALLRGAQRAVGAQEDHTAALKLIETMNGTELR, from the coding sequence GTGATGACCACTCTTGCCTTCCTGGGCCTGGGCGCCATGGGTGACCCGATGGCCGCGCACCTCGCCCCCCACGCCCGCGCGCACGGACACCGCGTCCTGGTCTGGAACCGCACGGCGGCCAAGGCCGAGGCGCACGCCCGCGCGCACGGCACGCAAGCCGCCACGCTGGAAGAGGTGGCGGCGGCCGACGTGATCTTCACCTGCCTGCCCACCAGCGCCGAGGTGGACGAGGTCATGGGCCGGATGCGCCCCCACCTGCGCTCCGGCGCGACCTGGGTGGACTGCACCAGCGGGCACCCGGACGCCGCCACGCGGCAGGCCGCCGAGCTGGCCGCGCGCGGCGTCACCTTCCTGGACGCCCCGGTCAGCGGCGGCACGGTCGGCGCGCAGCAGGGCCGCCTGACCGTCATGGTGGGCGGCGACGCCGCCGCGCTGGAGACCGCGCGGCCCCACCTGGCCTTCGCGGGCAAGGTCGTGCACGTGGGCGGCACTGGCGCAGGCTTCGCGGTGAAGGCCGTGAACAACGCCCTGCTGGGCGTGACCCTCTGGGCCACCGGCGAGGGACTGGCCGTGCTGGGCCGCGCGGGCGTGAACCTGGGCGCGGCGCTGGACGTCATCAACGCCAGCAGTGGCCGCAGCAACGCCAGCGAGAACCTGATCCCGCAGCGCGTCCTGACCCGCGAGTTCCCCGCCACCTTCGCGCTGGGCCTGCTCGCCAAGGACGCCGGGATCGCCGTGGACCTCACGCAGAGCGTGCAGGGCAGCGCGCCGGTACTGGCGCAGGTGGCGGCCCTGCTGCGCGGCGCGCAGCGCGCCGTGGGCGCGCAGGAAGACCACACCGCCGCCCTGAAACTCATCGAGACCATGAACGGCACGGAGCTGCGGTGA
- a CDS encoding SDR family oxidoreductase, translated as MTNSMHGRRVLITGATGGIGLITARELVTRGAHVTIVGRNPDKTAQVAREIGAQATLLADLSELAQVRRAAQEFTARGEGLDVLINNAGAFFTTRQETREGIEQTWALNHLSPFLLTRDLLPLLRAGHAPRVVTVASAAHMMGRVRLDDPEFRRGYGGWAAYSQSKLANILFARELARREQGIQSNSLHPGMVATGFAHNNGGWVSRAYRLVDRFAITPEQGAQTTIHLAADPVKVSGRYFSESRETTPAPQAQDDGTALRLWALSEATVNAHLS; from the coding sequence ATGACGAACAGCATGCACGGCCGCCGCGTCCTGATCACCGGGGCGACCGGTGGAATCGGCCTGATCACCGCCCGCGAACTCGTGACGCGCGGCGCGCACGTGACCATCGTGGGCCGCAACCCGGACAAGACCGCGCAGGTCGCCCGTGAGATCGGCGCGCAGGCCACGCTGCTGGCCGACCTGAGCGAACTGGCGCAGGTGCGGCGGGCCGCGCAGGAGTTCACGGCGCGCGGCGAGGGGCTGGACGTCCTGATCAACAACGCCGGGGCGTTCTTCACGACCCGGCAGGAGACCCGCGAGGGCATCGAGCAGACCTGGGCGCTCAACCACCTCTCGCCGTTCCTGCTGACCCGCGACCTGCTGCCCCTGCTGCGCGCCGGGCACGCCCCCCGGGTCGTGACGGTCGCGTCCGCCGCGCACATGATGGGCCGCGTGCGTCTGGACGACCCGGAGTTCCGCCGGGGCTACGGCGGGTGGGCGGCGTACTCGCAGAGCAAGCTGGCGAACATCCTGTTCGCGCGGGAACTCGCGCGGCGCGAACAGGGCATCCAGAGCAACAGCCTGCACCCGGGCATGGTCGCCACGGGCTTCGCGCACAACAACGGCGGGTGGGTCAGCCGCGCCTACCGCCTCGTGGACCGCTTCGCGATCACGCCCGAGCAGGGCGCGCAGACGACCATCCACCTCGCCGCCGATCCGGTCAAGGTGTCGGGGCGGTACTTCAGCGAGTCCCGCGAGACCACGCCCGCCCCGCAGGCGCAGGATGACGGCACGGCCCTGCGCCTGTGGGCGCTGAGCGAGGCGACGGTGAACGCGCACCTCTCGTGA
- a CDS encoding TetR/AcrR family transcriptional regulator: protein MSVPASPTPRRRLPSADRRQQILDGSELLFTRQGFEAISMGDIAAHLNISRPTVYAYFTSTADILGELLDLRLGEFEERLAPLLRDLHAQPRPFATILSQLIQERPLLTLLQSGSGPAFTERRLAVFHDLERRLHQHVTPRRGARACRTCSPA, encoded by the coding sequence ATGAGTGTCCCCGCCTCCCCCACGCCCCGGCGCCGCCTGCCCTCCGCCGACCGGAGGCAGCAGATTCTCGACGGCAGCGAACTGCTCTTCACCCGCCAGGGGTTCGAGGCGATCAGCATGGGCGACATCGCCGCGCACCTGAACATCTCGCGGCCCACCGTGTACGCCTACTTCACCTCGACCGCCGACATCCTGGGCGAACTGCTCGACCTGCGCCTGGGCGAGTTCGAGGAGCGGCTCGCGCCGCTGCTGCGCGACCTGCACGCCCAGCCGCGCCCGTTCGCCACCATCCTCTCGCAGCTCATCCAGGAGCGGCCCCTGCTGACCCTGCTCCAGAGCGGCAGCGGCCCGGCCTTCACCGAGCGGCGGCTGGCCGTCTTCCACGACCTCGAACGGCGCCTGCACCAGCACGTGACCCCCCGGCGGGGCGCACGCGCGTGCCGTACCTGCTCACCTGCCTGA